One Ethanoligenens harbinense YUAN-3 genomic window carries:
- a CDS encoding glycosidase has translation MLHADYYVELAKQERLLARKNQPKTRYNGIYTRWEHPVLTREMAPLTWRYDLDTRSNPLFLERLGVNATLNAGALYLNGKYYLVARVEGNDRKSFFAVAESDSPVDGFRFWDYPVQLPDTCPEETNVYDMRLTQHEDGWIYGVFCSESKDKDDPDLSAAVAAAGIVRTKDLRTWERLDNLVTRQSPQQRNVLLLPNFVNGKYAFYTRPMDGFISTGSGGGIGFGMCDDICHAVIDEEIITSARRYHTITEAKNGAGAVPIRTERGWVHIAHGVRNTAAGLRYVIYAFATDLNEPWKVNAEPGGFLIAPLEGERVGDVSNVVFTNGAVVDENENVYIYYASSDTRVHVASTTLDRLVDYVFNTPADALRSVKCVEQRCDMIRKNLDILGKEKQ, from the coding sequence ATGCTGCATGCTGATTATTATGTCGAGCTAGCCAAACAGGAACGTCTGCTTGCGCGGAAAAACCAGCCGAAGACGCGCTACAACGGTATCTATACCCGCTGGGAGCACCCGGTTCTCACGCGTGAGATGGCGCCTTTAACCTGGCGATACGATCTGGATACGAGAAGCAACCCGCTCTTTTTGGAACGGCTGGGCGTCAACGCCACACTCAATGCGGGCGCGTTGTATCTGAACGGGAAGTACTATCTGGTCGCCCGCGTGGAAGGCAATGACCGCAAATCGTTCTTCGCCGTGGCCGAAAGCGATTCTCCGGTGGATGGTTTCCGTTTCTGGGATTATCCGGTGCAGCTACCGGATACCTGCCCCGAGGAAACCAATGTTTACGATATGCGCCTCACACAGCATGAGGACGGCTGGATCTACGGCGTTTTCTGCTCCGAAAGCAAGGACAAAGACGACCCCGACCTCTCCGCCGCCGTGGCGGCCGCCGGCATCGTGCGTACCAAAGACCTCAGGACATGGGAGCGTCTGGACAATCTGGTCACCCGGCAGTCCCCGCAACAGCGAAATGTCTTACTCCTGCCCAATTTTGTAAACGGCAAATATGCCTTCTATACCCGCCCAATGGATGGCTTTATTTCCACCGGCTCAGGCGGCGGCATCGGCTTTGGTATGTGTGACGATATCTGCCACGCGGTCATCGACGAGGAGATCATCACCAGCGCCCGCCGCTACCATACGATCACCGAAGCGAAGAACGGGGCGGGCGCCGTGCCTATCCGCACCGAAAGAGGCTGGGTACATATCGCACATGGTGTGCGCAACACCGCTGCCGGTCTGCGTTATGTCATCTACGCGTTTGCCACTGATCTGAACGAGCCTTGGAAAGTGAATGCCGAGCCGGGCGGATTCCTGATCGCGCCGCTTGAAGGGGAGCGCGTGGGCGATGTTTCCAACGTCGTGTTTACCAATGGCGCAGTTGTGGATGAAAATGAGAATGTTTATATCTATTATGCATCCAGCGATACCCGCGTACACGTAGCGTCCACCACGCTGGACCGATTGGTCGATTATGTGTTCAACACGCCAGCAGATGCTCTGCGCTCGGTAAAATGCGTGGAACAGCGCTGTGACATGATTCGCAAAAACCTTGATATTCTGGGGAAAGAGAAGCAGTAA
- a CDS encoding glycerol-3-phosphate responsive antiterminator: MDKSKIIPSIVRLDQIPVAVQSQCERVNLMAGNINTLGELNERLRSSGKQVYIHIDMIGGLGRDKEAVTFVVEKLGVSGIITTKAHLIVAAKTLHCRCVQRIFAIDTAALQTSFKLIEKHEPDEIELMPGLMPDVIRIAKSHTQKTLITGGLIRSERQVEQALASGADYVSTGYEALW; this comes from the coding sequence ATGGATAAAAGTAAAATTATCCCGTCGATTGTGCGGCTGGATCAGATTCCGGTTGCGGTGCAGTCACAATGTGAACGCGTGAATCTGATGGCCGGAAACATTAACACCCTAGGGGAGCTGAACGAGCGGCTCCGGTCGTCTGGTAAGCAGGTTTATATCCACATTGACATGATTGGCGGATTAGGGCGCGACAAGGAAGCTGTAACGTTTGTGGTGGAGAAACTGGGCGTCTCAGGCATCATTACGACCAAAGCGCATTTGATCGTCGCTGCAAAGACGTTGCATTGCAGATGTGTGCAACGGATTTTCGCCATCGATACCGCTGCGTTGCAGACCTCTTTTAAGCTGATTGAAAAGCACGAACCGGACGAAATCGAACTGATGCCCGGCTTAATGCCGGATGTTATTCGGATAGCCAAATCCCACACGCAGAAGACGCTGATTACCGGCGGCCTGATTCGCAGCGAGCGGCAGGTAGAGCAGGCTCTTGCCAGTGGCGCGGACTATGTTTCCACGGGCTATGAGGCGCTTTGGTAA
- a CDS encoding sialate O-acetylesterase: protein MPKTKMRPAAIFSDHMVVQREKDIDVFGAGVNDRTVTVEMDGNEVSTPVEAGFWRVSLPSVPIGGPYTMTITDGTDTVCFHDILAGEVWLAGGQSNMELELRNCLNGEEEVAQSGNDCIRFFNVPKFAWEGEQLYEAEDVSSWQVCGAKTSATMSAVAYFCARKLQEALNVPVGIIDCYWGGTSISCWMDEEQLARTKAGQRYLDDYAALVGDKTEEQYDAEMEAYFRDWNAWNARVQAMRAKDPDVTWETLNAECGVCPWPQPAGRKSPFRPSGLYHTMIARVKPYTVRGFLYYQGEEDETRCTDYGEMLGYLIGQWRGDWEDAELPFVFVQLPRFVSKADYDKGEDTRHWCILRENQWRVSRTIKNTALAVTIDCGEFDNIHPLDKQTVGKRLALQALKTVYGRSVAADGPAFHIVRPESGGMRIWFVEADGLHFQGGKGVGFEVAGADGVYHSAEAVIKGKTVFVRSGDVPVPCYVRYAWFSWGEVSLFNAHGLPATPFRSRRCY, encoded by the coding sequence ATGCCTAAAACGAAAATGCGTCCCGCCGCAATATTTTCCGATCATATGGTTGTTCAGAGGGAAAAAGACATCGACGTATTCGGCGCCGGCGTTAATGATCGGACAGTCACGGTGGAGATGGACGGAAACGAGGTTTCCACACCGGTAGAAGCGGGCTTTTGGAGAGTGTCTTTGCCGTCGGTGCCCATAGGCGGACCCTATACGATGACGATTACGGACGGGACGGATACCGTTTGCTTTCATGATATCCTGGCCGGTGAAGTATGGCTGGCCGGCGGGCAGAGCAATATGGAACTGGAGTTGCGGAATTGCCTGAATGGCGAAGAAGAAGTGGCGCAGTCCGGCAACGACTGCATCCGCTTTTTCAATGTTCCTAAATTCGCGTGGGAAGGCGAGCAACTGTATGAGGCGGAGGACGTATCCTCCTGGCAAGTCTGCGGAGCGAAGACATCCGCAACAATGTCGGCCGTGGCTTATTTCTGTGCACGGAAATTGCAGGAGGCATTAAATGTCCCGGTGGGTATCATTGATTGCTATTGGGGCGGCACGTCCATCAGTTGTTGGATGGATGAAGAGCAGCTTGCGCGCACGAAAGCCGGGCAGCGCTATCTGGATGATTATGCGGCACTGGTGGGTGATAAAACCGAAGAGCAGTACGACGCGGAGATGGAAGCTTATTTCCGGGACTGGAACGCTTGGAATGCGCGCGTGCAGGCCATGCGCGCCAAAGACCCGGATGTCACCTGGGAAACGCTGAATGCCGAATGCGGGGTATGTCCGTGGCCCCAGCCTGCCGGCAGGAAATCACCATTCCGTCCGTCGGGTCTCTACCATACGATGATTGCGCGGGTGAAACCTTACACCGTCCGTGGATTTTTGTATTATCAGGGCGAGGAAGATGAGACCCGCTGTACGGATTATGGTGAAATGCTGGGTTATCTTATCGGCCAGTGGCGCGGTGACTGGGAAGATGCCGAACTACCTTTCGTGTTTGTGCAACTTCCCCGTTTTGTCAGCAAAGCCGATTATGACAAGGGTGAGGACACCCGTCATTGGTGTATCCTGCGTGAAAACCAGTGGCGCGTGTCTCGCACAATTAAAAACACAGCGCTTGCTGTCACCATCGATTGTGGAGAATTCGACAATATCCACCCGCTGGACAAACAGACTGTGGGTAAGCGTTTGGCTTTGCAGGCGCTCAAAACAGTCTATGGAAGATCGGTTGCCGCGGATGGGCCTGCGTTCCATATCGTCCGCCCGGAAAGCGGCGGTATGCGAATCTGGTTTGTGGAGGCAGATGGCCTGCATTTTCAAGGTGGCAAAGGCGTGGGCTTTGAGGTGGCCGGCGCGGATGGCGTGTATCATTCGGCGGAAGCGGTTATCAAGGGGAAAACAGTATTTGTAAGATCCGGTGATGTTCCGGTTCCTTGCTATGTACGCTATGCGTGGTTTAGCTGGGGAGAAGTTTCACTGTTCAATGCCCACGGCCTGCCTGCCACGCCATTCCGCAGCCGCCGCTGTTATTAA
- a CDS encoding carbohydrate ABC transporter permease: MGLAFFNSVIILVFVLVGSILISSMLAYVLNRFKFPGNGLVRNLFLFATLIPGIAMQVTVYKIMYNLNLINSMPGYILLLMGTDVISIYIFIQFFTNISVSLDEAAILDGCSYFGVFFKVLLPLLKPAIVTVIILKGVATYNEYYMANLYLQDKTTLQVVSTSLYTFTGPLGSQYNLICAGVLITMVPAIIVFLIFQKQVYSGLTAGSVKG; the protein is encoded by the coding sequence ATGGGTCTGGCATTTTTCAACTCCGTAATCATTTTGGTCTTTGTTCTGGTTGGGTCCATTTTGATCAGTTCCATGCTCGCCTATGTTTTAAACCGGTTCAAATTTCCTGGAAACGGGCTGGTGCGCAATCTGTTTCTGTTTGCCACATTGATCCCCGGTATTGCGATGCAGGTTACGGTTTACAAAATCATGTATAACTTAAACCTGATTAACTCCATGCCCGGATATATTCTTCTTTTGATGGGCACGGATGTGATCTCCATCTATATTTTTATCCAGTTCTTCACAAACATCTCGGTTTCACTGGATGAAGCGGCCATATTGGATGGATGCTCTTATTTTGGCGTGTTTTTCAAGGTTTTGCTTCCACTGCTCAAACCGGCTATCGTGACCGTTATTATTCTAAAGGGTGTGGCCACTTACAACGAATATTACATGGCCAACCTGTATTTGCAGGACAAAACCACACTGCAAGTGGTTTCCACGTCTCTGTATACGTTCACCGGCCCGTTGGGCAGCCAATACAACCTCATCTGCGCCGGTGTGCTTATCACCATGGTGCCTGCCATCATTGTATTTCTGATTTTCCAGAAACAGGTTTACAGCGGCCTGACAGCCGGTTCCGTAAAAGGTTGA
- a CDS encoding glycoside hydrolase family 113: MEFIYGVTFLPFGRRGTLQGKEAYKSLRLMKEGTAATHVIFAPAGIQQTPQSENIDFSGPHTFSDEELCGMISYAQLMGLQVILKPTVNCANGVWRAHINFFDNEVPCEPKWRNWFASHEAFQLHYAALAEKTGCVMFITGCEMVMAQRREAEWRDLIAKVKQVYSGPVSYNTDKYQEDQVRWWDCVDVISSSGYYPFESWGNELDRIETVVKQYRKPFFFAEAGCMSIHGSGSVPNDWSVRGAPDMEEQARWFQEMFMHTDRCPWMQGFGMWEWPARLYSSADAAEDISYCFYAKPAERAIAAYYAAKSGRASSEWQPGPNRG; this comes from the coding sequence ATGGAATTTATATATGGTGTGACATTTCTTCCTTTTGGTAGAAGAGGCACGTTGCAAGGTAAGGAAGCATATAAAAGTTTGCGGTTAATGAAAGAGGGGACAGCTGCCACGCATGTGATTTTTGCACCTGCGGGCATACAGCAAACGCCGCAATCCGAAAATATTGATTTTTCAGGTCCACACACTTTTTCGGATGAAGAACTCTGTGGCATGATCTCATATGCGCAGTTGATGGGATTACAGGTTATTTTGAAGCCCACTGTAAATTGCGCAAATGGAGTCTGGCGCGCGCACATTAATTTTTTCGATAACGAAGTTCCCTGTGAGCCTAAATGGAGAAATTGGTTTGCTTCACATGAGGCGTTTCAACTGCATTACGCCGCGCTGGCGGAAAAAACCGGCTGCGTGATGTTCATCACTGGTTGTGAAATGGTGATGGCGCAGCGGCGGGAAGCGGAGTGGCGTGACTTGATCGCTAAAGTGAAACAGGTATACAGCGGCCCTGTGTCTTACAATACCGATAAGTATCAGGAAGATCAGGTGCGCTGGTGGGACTGCGTGGATGTGATCTCCTCCAGCGGATATTATCCGTTTGAATCTTGGGGAAATGAACTGGATCGCATAGAAACAGTGGTAAAACAATATAGGAAGCCATTTTTCTTCGCAGAAGCCGGGTGCATGTCCATTCACGGATCTGGATCCGTACCGAATGATTGGTCTGTAAGAGGTGCACCGGACATGGAGGAACAAGCGCGATGGTTCCAGGAAATGTTTATGCATACGGATCGGTGCCCATGGATGCAGGGGTTTGGCATGTGGGAATGGCCTGCCCGGCTGTATTCCTCTGCCGATGCTGCGGAGGATATAAGTTATTGTTTTTATGCCAAGCCTGCGGAGCGGGCCATCGCGGCATATTATGCGGCGAAGAGCGGCCGTGCCTCATCTGAATGGCAGCCTGGCCCGAATCGCGGCTGA
- a CDS encoding methyl-accepting chemotaxis protein, producing MKKVIKKKRMKFDRVPHQRIEFGRIKERLVKWFMSRSFSERLIVSFLFVALVGNILIGIVGVFNIVKISNVASEIYKKNLVSLTPLNKIQTDAFSIQSLLKDKAINSSDNYDQELSNLQQDILNQLSAFSEYADSNAEKQDVSALAADLGTIMNGAQILNRTFGLGDVAQGEKVLNGDVANASKAFNQAINKLIAYQTNDAKAQNSANAQAFVAALIWMGAALVLSLGLSLLLGVLMSRGLSRPIRKLVAVAESISAGDLGVDIDMRSKDEFGILAQAFHKIADSLRALKGDVDTLIAGAVDGKLDVRADTAAHQGAYAEIIDGVNRSLDAIETPINMAASYIERISRGEMPDLITEEYRGDFNKIKDNLNTCIQSINALIQDANVLTRDAMQGKLSARANAERHQGDYRKIIDGVNNTLDAIIRPLATSADYLEKISSGNIPDEITDEFVGDFNLIKNNLNTCIRSINALVKDANLLSAAAVEGQLSVRADAGCHQGSYRKVIEGVNAAIDAIVSPLEVAADYVDKISRGDLPDCITDEYKGGFNRIRNSLNGCIGAIRKLIGDTRMLEQAAECGNLSVRADVEKHQGDYKAIIEGFNDTLDQFVHPIQEASAVLQEVAKGNLRTKVTGDYPGDFVQIKDGLNDTVDSLSAYVGEISKTLFSMARGNLNVDIRTEFQGDFAEIKDSIQNIIVSFEETLRAIQTTSDRVASSSKEVAGASQLLSQGATEQASTMEEFTSSLGSLTEKTKANSMSAQEARQITVKVQDGASLGNEKMKSMLEAMQAIGESSNNIGKIIKTIDEIAFQTNILALNAAVEAARAGQNGKGFAVVAEEVRSLAGRSAQAAKDTTELIENSIQKSELGLKIAQDTAQALQTMLSLVDQSAMLVKSISNDSDEQANSLVEIDKGLKQVSEIVQTNSATSEETAALSEELSSQAKILKTQVSKFLLHTEA from the coding sequence ATGAAAAAAGTTATAAAGAAAAAGCGCATGAAATTCGACAGGGTTCCCCATCAGCGCATCGAATTTGGTCGGATCAAAGAGAGGCTCGTAAAATGGTTTATGAGCCGCAGCTTCTCAGAACGGTTGATTGTTTCGTTTCTCTTTGTGGCACTGGTTGGCAATATCCTGATCGGTATCGTCGGCGTTTTCAATATTGTCAAAATCAGCAATGTGGCGAGTGAGATCTACAAAAAAAATCTGGTTTCTCTTACACCGCTCAATAAAATTCAGACGGATGCGTTTTCGATTCAATCTCTGTTGAAGGATAAAGCAATCAACTCGAGTGATAATTACGACCAGGAACTCTCAAATCTTCAACAGGACATTTTGAATCAGCTCAGCGCGTTCAGTGAATATGCCGATTCAAATGCAGAGAAGCAAGATGTATCCGCGCTTGCCGCCGATCTCGGCACAATCATGAACGGTGCGCAAATCCTTAACCGCACGTTTGGGCTGGGCGATGTGGCGCAGGGGGAAAAAGTACTCAACGGCGATGTGGCAAACGCAAGCAAAGCGTTCAATCAGGCGATAAATAAGCTCATTGCTTACCAGACAAACGATGCAAAAGCCCAGAACTCCGCAAACGCGCAGGCGTTTGTAGCTGCGCTTATTTGGATGGGCGCAGCGCTCGTTTTGTCTCTCGGTTTGTCGCTTTTGCTGGGGGTTTTAATGTCTAGAGGTCTTTCGCGGCCTATCCGAAAACTGGTTGCCGTGGCGGAGTCCATTTCGGCGGGGGACCTTGGGGTGGACATTGACATGCGTTCCAAAGACGAGTTTGGCATTCTCGCACAGGCATTTCATAAGATAGCCGATTCCCTGCGGGCACTGAAGGGCGATGTCGATACGCTGATTGCCGGAGCGGTGGACGGAAAACTGGATGTGCGTGCCGATACAGCCGCGCATCAGGGCGCCTACGCTGAAATCATTGACGGCGTAAACCGTTCGCTGGATGCCATCGAAACGCCGATCAATATGGCCGCATCCTATATCGAGCGCATCAGCCGCGGCGAGATGCCCGATCTGATCACGGAAGAATACCGCGGCGATTTCAATAAGATTAAGGATAACCTCAACACCTGCATCCAGTCGATCAACGCGCTTATACAGGATGCGAACGTGCTCACGCGGGATGCCATGCAGGGGAAACTTTCGGCCAGAGCTAACGCGGAAAGACATCAGGGCGATTACAGGAAGATTATCGACGGTGTGAACAATACACTGGATGCAATCATCCGTCCCTTGGCTACCTCCGCCGATTACCTTGAAAAAATCAGCAGTGGCAATATACCGGATGAAATCACGGACGAATTTGTGGGCGATTTCAACCTGATCAAAAACAATCTGAACACCTGCATTCGCTCCATCAACGCGCTGGTTAAGGACGCCAATCTGCTTTCGGCTGCGGCAGTGGAGGGGCAGCTTTCCGTCCGGGCGGATGCCGGGTGTCATCAGGGCAGCTACCGGAAAGTAATCGAGGGCGTAAATGCCGCAATAGACGCAATCGTCAGTCCGCTGGAGGTGGCGGCCGACTATGTGGACAAAATCAGCCGAGGCGATCTGCCGGACTGTATCACAGACGAGTATAAAGGCGGATTCAACCGCATCAGAAACAGCCTCAACGGCTGCATCGGGGCTATCCGTAAACTGATCGGCGATACCAGGATGCTGGAGCAGGCGGCGGAATGCGGCAATCTGTCCGTGCGCGCGGATGTTGAAAAGCACCAGGGCGATTATAAAGCCATCATCGAAGGCTTCAATGATACGCTGGACCAGTTTGTCCATCCGATACAGGAGGCCTCCGCGGTTCTTCAGGAGGTGGCCAAAGGCAACCTGCGAACGAAAGTCACAGGCGACTATCCGGGTGATTTTGTCCAGATCAAGGATGGGTTGAACGACACGGTTGATTCGCTGTCCGCATACGTCGGCGAAATATCGAAGACCCTGTTTTCCATGGCGCGTGGTAACCTCAATGTGGATATCCGGACGGAATTCCAGGGCGATTTTGCGGAAATCAAGGATTCCATCCAGAATATCATCGTTTCGTTTGAGGAAACCCTGCGCGCTATTCAGACGACCTCCGACAGAGTGGCCTCCAGCTCCAAAGAGGTGGCGGGAGCCAGCCAACTGTTGTCGCAGGGCGCGACTGAGCAGGCAAGCACGATGGAAGAGTTTACGTCGTCGCTCGGCAGCCTCACGGAAAAAACAAAAGCGAATTCCATGAGTGCGCAGGAGGCTAGGCAGATCACCGTCAAGGTTCAGGATGGCGCCTCACTGGGCAACGAGAAAATGAAAAGCATGCTGGAAGCGATGCAGGCGATCGGGGAATCGTCGAACAATATCGGCAAAATTATCAAGACCATAGATGAAATTGCTTTTCAGACGAACATTCTGGCTCTGAATGCGGCGGTGGAGGCGGCCAGAGCGGGCCAGAACGGTAAAGGCTTTGCGGTCGTGGCCGAAGAGGTGCGTAGCCTGGCCGGGCGCAGCGCACAGGCGGCAAAAGATACTACCGAACTGATCGAAAATTCCATTCAGAAAAGTGAGCTTGGCCTGAAAATCGCGCAGGATACGGCTCAGGCGCTGCAGACGATGCTGTCTTTGGTGGATCAGTCGGCGATGTTGGTCAAAAGCATTTCAAACGATTCTGATGAGCAGGCAAACAGTCTTGTTGAGATTGATAAGGGATTGAAGCAGGTTTCGGAAATCGTGCAGACTAATTCGGCTACCTCGGAAGAGACGGCCGCGCTGAGTGAGGAACTTTCATCGCAGGCCAAGATCCTGAAAACGCAGGTTTCAAAATTTTTGTTGCACACAGAGGCGTAA
- a CDS encoding glycoside hydrolase family 130 protein — MAQVQFINGQSLSNIPWQEAPEGIRNIPLWRYSGNPVIGRNPLKGVARIFNSAVVAYEGTFIGVFRGEQTNGIPYIYLGCSEDAIHWSFNEERIQFVDEDGESFMPIYAYDPRLVKVEDTYYVIWCQDFYGAAIGMAKTQDFKTFIRVENPFLPFNRNAVLFPRKINGNFVLLSRPSDSGHTPFGDIFLSESPDLTYWGKHRHVMGKGSEWWESLKIGGGAAPIETSEGWLLFFHGVAGTCNGYVYSIGGAILDIDNPSIVKYRCQNYMLTPEEWYEERGFVPNVAFPCATLCDADTGRIAIYYGAADSYVGLAFTTLNEAVQYIKSNSVVTSIDTEIGKR; from the coding sequence ATGGCCCAGGTACAATTTATCAATGGACAATCACTTTCCAACATTCCGTGGCAGGAAGCCCCGGAGGGCATCCGGAACATACCTCTTTGGCGCTACAGTGGAAACCCGGTCATCGGGCGCAACCCGCTGAAAGGCGTGGCAAGAATTTTCAACAGCGCGGTTGTCGCCTATGAAGGCACGTTTATCGGCGTGTTTCGCGGTGAGCAGACAAACGGTATTCCTTACATTTATTTAGGCTGCAGCGAGGATGCTATTCACTGGTCTTTTAATGAAGAACGGATTCAGTTTGTAGATGAAGACGGCGAGTCGTTCATGCCTATCTACGCTTATGACCCGCGTTTGGTCAAGGTGGAAGACACTTATTATGTCATCTGGTGTCAGGATTTTTATGGGGCGGCCATCGGCATGGCCAAAACGCAGGATTTTAAAACCTTTATCCGCGTAGAAAATCCGTTTTTGCCGTTTAACCGCAATGCGGTACTCTTTCCGCGGAAAATTAATGGAAACTTTGTTTTGCTTTCCCGCCCAAGTGACAGCGGACACACCCCGTTCGGTGATATTTTCTTGAGTGAAAGCCCGGACCTCACCTATTGGGGCAAACACCGGCATGTAATGGGCAAAGGCAGCGAATGGTGGGAATCGCTGAAAATCGGCGGCGGTGCGGCGCCGATCGAAACCAGCGAAGGCTGGCTGCTGTTTTTTCACGGTGTTGCCGGCACCTGCAATGGGTATGTGTATAGCATTGGCGGCGCCATCCTGGACATTGATAATCCCTCGATTGTGAAATACCGGTGCCAGAACTACATGCTCACACCGGAAGAATGGTATGAGGAGCGAGGCTTTGTGCCAAACGTGGCGTTCCCCTGCGCGACTCTTTGCGACGCGGACACCGGACGCATTGCCATCTATTATGGCGCCGCGGACAGCTATGTAGGTCTTGCCTTCACCACGCTCAACGAAGCGGTGCAATACATCAAGTCAAACAGTGTGGTCACATCCATCGACACGGAAATCGGAAAGCGATAA
- a CDS encoding carbohydrate ABC transporter permease: MVANVEEKQVAYPQERASTGTHVPEKKPLLSRLLPYLFIAPALAVFTVFLFIPFIRTIFLSLFLTNSVGEARVFRGLGNYIRLFTSVDYLTVMLHTVVFAAILIVGAMGLSFITSNLANMKGRAFRIFPILFTMPIAAAAGSFALLFEKMFDPTAGVINKMLHANIGWFQDPHLAMLSIGMISIWLLSGGNFLYMYAGLKNIPKDVLESAEIDGASGLVKLFRVTVPCMSPMLFFILVTDIIASFQVFTQINVITQGGPGNETNVMVYGIYRDAFFNFRFGPAAAESVVLFLIILGATLLQFRNEKRMVHYN, from the coding sequence ATGGTCGCAAACGTAGAAGAAAAGCAGGTGGCATATCCGCAGGAACGGGCGAGCACCGGCACCCATGTGCCGGAGAAAAAGCCGCTTCTGTCCAGACTGCTGCCTTATCTGTTCATCGCGCCCGCTCTTGCGGTCTTCACTGTGTTTTTGTTCATTCCATTCATACGCACCATTTTTCTCAGCCTGTTTTTGACCAATAGCGTGGGGGAAGCGCGCGTATTCCGGGGGCTTGGCAACTACATACGCCTGTTTACATCTGTCGACTACCTCACCGTCATGCTACATACGGTGGTGTTTGCCGCGATTCTGATTGTGGGGGCGATGGGGCTGAGCTTCATCACGTCAAACCTTGCCAATATGAAGGGCCGCGCGTTTCGTATCTTCCCGATCCTGTTCACCATGCCAATCGCCGCTGCGGCCGGTTCATTCGCCCTACTGTTTGAAAAAATGTTCGACCCCACTGCCGGCGTCATCAATAAGATGCTGCATGCCAATATCGGCTGGTTCCAGGATCCACATCTTGCCATGCTGTCCATTGGAATGATTTCAATCTGGCTGCTGTCGGGCGGCAATTTCCTGTATATGTACGCGGGCTTGAAAAACATTCCCAAAGATGTTCTGGAGAGCGCCGAGATCGATGGTGCTTCCGGTCTTGTCAAGCTGTTCCGCGTGACGGTGCCATGCATGTCCCCGATGCTTTTCTTTATCCTGGTAACCGACATCATCGCTTCGTTCCAGGTGTTCACTCAGATCAATGTAATCACGCAGGGTGGGCCGGGTAATGAGACCAATGTGATGGTCTACGGCATCTACCGCGACGCGTTTTTCAATTTCCGGTTCGGCCCGGCCGCAGCGGAGTCGGTCGTCCTGTTCCTGATTATTTTGGGTGCTACGTTGCTGCAATTCCGCAATGAAAAAAGGATGGTGCATTACAATTGA
- a CDS encoding AGE family epimerase/isomerase — protein MLDFDLNLDKQAEKGCILNNRILWFFSTAAKALGRSDLLDEARHAYVFLKGNCLDKEYGGIYWSLNYDGSVKDSTKHTYNQAFAIYALSAYYELTRDEEALTLARGLYKMIEAKCTDEIGYLEAFDRSFKPVSNEKLSENGVLADKTMNTLLHVFEGYSGLYQASGDADVGESLRHILETFISKVYNPEKRRQEVFFDRELHSILDLHSYGHDIETSWLMDWGCGLLKDPALTAKLSPITSALAEQIYKTAYHKNSIWNECDRGVENKTRVWWVQAEGILGFLNEYQKSGRREFLQAAEDVWGYIRTYLVDPRPGSEWFWEVDDDGKPSSKKPIVEPWKCPYHNGRMCLEVIRRNINAAC, from the coding sequence TTGCTTGATTTCGATTTGAATCTTGATAAACAAGCTGAAAAAGGCTGCATTCTCAACAACCGCATCCTCTGGTTCTTTTCGACTGCCGCAAAAGCGCTGGGACGTTCCGATCTGCTGGATGAAGCCAGGCATGCGTATGTGTTTTTAAAGGGGAATTGCCTGGATAAAGAATACGGCGGTATTTACTGGTCGCTCAATTATGACGGTTCGGTAAAGGACAGCACCAAGCATACCTATAATCAGGCGTTTGCGATTTACGCGCTTTCCGCCTATTATGAACTCACCAGGGACGAGGAGGCGTTGACACTGGCGCGCGGCCTCTACAAAATGATTGAAGCCAAATGCACCGACGAGATCGGCTATCTGGAAGCGTTTGACCGTTCCTTCAAGCCCGTTTCCAATGAAAAACTGTCTGAAAACGGTGTGCTTGCGGATAAGACGATGAACACACTTCTGCATGTCTTTGAGGGCTATTCCGGGCTGTATCAGGCGTCGGGCGACGCCGATGTGGGCGAAAGCCTGCGGCATATTCTGGAGACGTTCATCAGTAAGGTCTACAATCCGGAGAAACGCCGGCAGGAAGTCTTCTTCGACCGGGAGCTGCACAGCATTCTGGATTTGCACTCTTATGGGCACGACATCGAGACTTCGTGGCTGATGGACTGGGGCTGCGGGCTGTTGAAAGACCCGGCGCTCACCGCGAAGCTTTCGCCTATCACCAGTGCGCTGGCGGAGCAGATCTACAAAACGGCGTACCACAAGAACTCCATTTGGAACGAATGTGATCGCGGCGTGGAAAATAAGACGCGTGTATGGTGGGTGCAGGCCGAAGGCATTCTCGGGTTTCTCAACGAGTACCAGAAATCCGGCCGCAGGGAATTCTTGCAGGCGGCGGAGGATGTCTGGGGATACATCAGGACCTATCTCGTCGACCCGCGTCCCGGTTCGGAGTGGTTCTGGGAAGTGGATGACGACGGAAAGCCTTCGAGCAAAAAACCGATCGTGGAACCCTGGAAATGTCCGTATCACAACGGCCGTATGTGCCTGGAAGTTATAAGGAGAAATATAAATGCTGCATGCTGA